From Vanrija pseudolonga chromosome 1, complete sequence, a single genomic window includes:
- the SPBC1683.03c_6 gene encoding putative MFS-type transporterc → MAPTPPATMTTGGPHEDDTARKPKLEATMPKEPVDEDTSDATPATSTLATLRPLHKSFLLFCFCLSMFIDGAGVGAAFLMTAPIAHELNIGLSNQAWILASYSLSFACALLFAGRLADLYSPNVVYTVGLFGLGVLSLVISFMRDQYSFFILRAVSGLLAVLTIPSSINMIVQMYPDPLEQAKKLALFGLAAALANVFAFILAGVFMLASWRWYFRFVAIVVVPFSIATWFMIPRTEAVAGGLRGGEKWKRMDLGGVFMMFAMVILFILAFTQGPVDGWDKPIFIAPLVVSIVLLPVFLWWEQRLPVGYALLPHGIWKFPNIFPLMLMASAPFLWFATYQLRLATWLQESLHNSPILTAAKILPMGAASVVVGLFTQPFPWLITRPKYVQPAAASLVFAGTMLIAFSNGGAGRDFWRWILPSEIIGVVGGMVIFVGMTTNITQAFPLEFAGVGGSFAQVILQISGVVGIAVQTALLTTGTDPLTDWTGSRNGYFFSGGYVMLCGLVFLLWYKEDKVKVEVKDVPPV, encoded by the exons ATGGCCCCCACACCACCCGCCACCATGACCACCGGTGGCCCccacgaggacgacacggcgcgcaagcccaagctcgaggccacgATGCCCAAGGAACCAGTCGACGAAGACACGTCCGACGCCACTCCCGCCACATCCACCCTGGCCACCCTCCGCCCGCTGCACAAGTCGTTCCTCCTCTTCTGCTTCTGCCTCTCAATGTTCATCGACggggcgggcgtcggcgcggccttTTTGATGACCGCGCCGATCGCGCACGAGCTCAACATTGGCCTGTCGAACCAGGCGTGGATTCTCGCCTCGTACTCGCTCAGCTTTGCCTGTGCACTCCTTTTTGCCGGGCGGCTGGCCGACCTGTACTCTCCCAATGTGGTGTACACTGTCGGCCTgttcgggctcggcgtgctgtCCCTCGTCATCTCGTTCATGCGCGACCAGTACTCGTTCTTCATCCTGCGAGCGGTCTCGGGGCTGCTCGCGGTGCTTACTATCCCGTCAAGCATCAACATGATcg TCCAGATGTACCCCGACCCGCTTGAACaggccaagaagctcgcCCTGTTCGGCCTCGCGGCAGCCCTCGCCAACGTGTTCGCCTtcatcctcgccggcgtgttCATGCTCGCCTCGTGGCGGTGGTACTTCCGCTTCGTGGCCATTGTCGTTGTGCCATTCTCCATCGCGACGTGGTTCATGATCCCGcgcaccgaggccgtcgcgggcggcctgcgcggcggcgagaagtGGAAACGCatggacctcggcggcgtgttcATGATGTTCGCCATGGTCATCCTCTTCATCCTTGCGTTTACCCAGGGCCCAGTCGACGGCTGGGACAAGCCCATCTTCATCGCACCGCTCGTCGTGTCCATTGTCCTGCTCCCCGTGTTCTTGTGGTGGGAGCAGCGCCTCCCCGTCGGCTACGCCCTCCTCCCGCACGGTATCTGGAAATTCCCCAACATCTTCCCCCTCATGCtcatggcctcggcgccattTTTGTGGTTCGCAACGTACCAGCTCCGCCTGGCCACGTGGCTCCAAGAGTCGTTGCACAACTCGCCCatcctcaccgccgccaagatCCTTCCCAtgggcgccgcgagcgtcgtcgtcggcctcttcACTCAGCCATTCCCGTGGCTCATTACGCGGCCAAAGTACGTTCAGCCCGCCGCTGCGTCACTCGTGTTCGCCGGCACGATGCTCATCGCCTTCtccaacggcggcgccggacgTGACTTCTGGCGCTGGATCCTACCGTCTGAGATCATCGGTGTCGTTGGAGGCATGGTCATCTTCGTCGGCATGACCACCAACATCACCCAGGCATTCCCACTCGAGtttgccggcgtcggcggcagcttTGCCCAGGTTATCCTGCAGATCTCGGGCGTGGTCGGTATCGCTGTCCAGACGGCCCTGctcaccaccggcaccgacCCTCTCACGGACTGGACTGGGAGCAGGAACGGCTACTTCTTCAGCGGCGGATACGTCATGCTCTGTGGCCTTGTCTTTTTGCTTTGGTacaaggaggacaaggtcaaggtcgaggtcaaggacgtTCCGCCGGTGTAA
- the CSU1 gene encoding E3 ubiquitin-protein ligase CSU1, whose amino-acid sequence MVRSHAKNNTTQANLTHYERSLLRQAGAARRLGRDSFKPLDHCNLCLVRVTDPVACSQAHIYCRECALSSLITQKAGIDAQRRELERWEADDARRRSDAREAARARVVTDFEKGMGLGSVRKAGSTAASTATSTDLAGEIERRQLEAEEKAAAAIEAEESEARKAKIAAFWLPSLTPEAPLGPLKAIKLQPLCSVGTAPHPFSRKSLLPVILNYPGGSDKPHCPSCAKELTNSSGGVLLSSREPGGGGDEPAKKKKKVDGKKDKKEKEAPAVCGHVVCKTCAETVVAPAKACPVCDAVVEAAGMLPLGKEGTGFAAAGGAEVKKATVAFRV is encoded by the exons ATGGTCCGATCAC ACGCCAAAAACAACACGACCCAGGCCAACCTAACGCACTACGAGCGCTCTCTCCTGCGGCAggcgggtgcggcgcgcaggctggGCAGGGACAGCTTCAAGCCGCTCGACCACTGCAACCTCTGCCTCGTGCGGGTAACCGACCCCGTCGCGTGCTCCCAGGCGCACATCTACTGCCGCGAGTGTGCACTTAGCTCCCTCATCACACAAAAAGCGGGCATCGACGCACaacggcgcgagctcgagcgctgGGAGGCCGACGATGCCCGGCGGCGGTCCGACGcacgcgaggcggcgcgcgcgcgtgtcgtcaCCGACTTTGAGAAGGGCATGGGGCTGGGATCTGTTCgcaaggcaggcagcacAGCAGCGAGCACAGCAACGAGTACCGACCTCGCAGGGGAGATtgagcgccgccagctcgaggcggaggaaaaggccgcggcggccatcgaggccgaggagtccgaggcgcgcaaggccaagatcGCGGCCTTCTGGCTGCCGAGTCTGACTCCCGAAGCTCCGCTTGGCCCCCTGAAGGCGATCAAGCTGCAGCCCCTGTGCAGCGTCGGCACGGCGCCACACCCGTTCAGCAGGAAGAGCCTGCTGCCCGTCATCCTCAACTACCcaggcggcagcgacaagcCCCACTGTCCCTCCTGCGCCAAGGAGCTGACGAATTCCTCCGGTGGCGTACTGTTGTCCTCCCGTGAGcctgggggaggtggagaCGAGccggcgaagaagaagaagaaggtcgacggcaagaaggacaagaaggagaaggaggcgcCGGCCGTCTGCGGACACGTCGTGTGCAAGACGTGCGCTGAGactgtcgtcgcgccggcgaaAGCGTGCCCCGTCTGCGACGCCGTGGTCGAGGCGGCTGGCATGCTCccgctcggcaaggagg GTACCGGcttcgcggccgccggcggcgcagaagTCAAGAAGGCGACAGTCGCATTCAGGGTTTAA
- the mvd gene encoding Diphosphomevalonate decarboxylase — protein MVYEATATAPVNIAVIKYWGKRDTKLILPTNSSLSVTLDQDHLRSTTTSRADASFEAGDRLWLNGKEESIKEGGRLWTCIKELRGWRAAEEAKDAAKPKISTFPLRIASYNNFPTAAGLASSASGLAALVASLAQLYELPQNASDLSRIARQGSGSACRSLFGGYVAWQEGVQADGSDSLAVEVAPREHWPDLHAVICVVSDAKKGTSSTAGMQQTVQTSPLLQARLKVVPQRMADISKAILDKDFDEFAKITIADSNQFHAVCLDTQPPIFYLNDVSRGVIALVEELNRAHVEATGHLLAAYTFDAGPNAVIYAPEANIPTVVAAVNKYFPQAEAFPDPFKVGTAAALPAGFNEAVVPAGGWPKGAVKQLIHTKVGDGPRRLGPEESLLGPDGIPKTLA, from the exons ATGGTCTACGAAGCTACTGCCACCGCGCCGGTCAACATTGCCGTGATCAA GTACTGGGGCAAGCGCGACACCAAGCTCATCCTCCCGACCaactcgtcgctgtcggtcACGCTCGACCAGGACCACCTgcgcagcacgacgacgtcgcgtgCCGACGCCTCGTTCGAGGCCGGTGACCGCCTCTGGCTcaacggcaaggaggagagCATCAAGGAGGGCGGACGGTTGTGGACCTGCATCAAGGAGctgcgcggctggcgggcggccgaggaggccaaggacgcggccaagcccaag ATCTCCACCTTCCCCCTCCGCATCGCCTCGTACAACAACTTCCCCACGGCTGCTGgcctcgcgtcgtcggcgtcgggcctcgctgccctcgtcgcgtccCTTGCTCAGCTGTACGAGCTCCCCCAGAACGCCTCGGACCTGTCGCGCATTGCGCGTCAGGGCTCCGGCTCGGCCTGCCGCTCCCTCTTCGGCGGCTACGTCGCTTGGCAGGAGGGCGTGCAGGCCGACGGCtccgactcgctcgctgtcgAGGTCGCTCCCCGTGAGCACTGGCCCGACCTCCACGCCGTCATCTGTGTCGTCTCGGACGCCAAGAagggcacgtcgtcgaccgccggCATGCAGCAGACTGTCCAGACCTCGCCCCTCCTCCAGGCCCGTCTCAAGGTCGTGCCCCAGCGCATGGCCGACATCTCCAAGGCGATCCTCGACAAGGACTTTGACGAGTTTGCCAAGATCACCATTGCCGACTCGAACCAGTTCCACGCCGTCTGCCTCGACACCCAACCCCCCATCTTCTACCTCAACGACGTGTCCCGCGGCGTCATCGCCCTCGTTGAGGAGCTGAACCGTGCTCACGTCGAGGCCACCGGCCACCTCCTTGCCGCGTACACCTTCGACGCTGGACCCAACGCCGTCATCTACGCGCCCGAGGCCAACATCCCcactgtcgtcgccgccgtgaaCAAGTACTTCCCTCAGGCTGAGGCCTTCCCCGACCCCTTCAAGGTCggcactgccgccgcccttccTGCCGGCTTcaacgaggccgtcgtcccTGCCGGCGGATGGCCCAAGGGCGCCGTCAAGCAGCTCATCCACACCAAGGTGGGCGAcggcccccgccgcctcggccccgaggagtcgctcctcggccccgaCGGCATCCCCAAGACCCTTGCATAG